One region of Lasioglossum baleicum unplaced genomic scaffold, iyLasBale1 scaffold2756, whole genome shotgun sequence genomic DNA includes:
- the LOC143221584 gene encoding uncharacterized protein LOC143221584, with amino-acid sequence MWFHGGTRRGPPQEEIQVEDVQIKVKGHLKYLGPTLDSGWHYEQHFEVLASCLERTAAALGRFLSNIGGPDVIVQRLYARVIRFMALYGAPVWAEGLMATRRAAPDLQEAVTWRVTHHPLDLFAIGEAHDYEHRKSSDNPPTREEVAEEKKRTKRMILNVWRARLQKPGSVRHRTVGVPHMEQATKNPTADHRTPHPPSSSMR; translated from the exons ATGTGGTTTCACGGCGGAACTCGAAGAGGACCACCCCAGGAGGAGATCCAAGTGGAGGACGTCCAGATCAAAGTCAAAGGACACTTAAAATACCTTGGCCCGACGTTGGACAGCGGATGGCACTACGAGCAGCACTTCGAGGTGCTGGCGTCCTGCCTGGAGAGAACGGCGGCAGCGCTGGGAAGATTTCTGTCGAACATCGGGGGACCGGATGTGATAGTGCAGCGCCTATACGCCAGGGTGATCCGCTTCATGGCGCTATACGGAGCCCCAGTGTGGGCGGAAGGTCTGATGGCCACAAGAAGAGCTGCACCAGACTTGCAA GAAGCCGTGACTTGGCGGGTCACCCACCACCCGCTGGATCTATTCGCGATCGGGGAGGCGCACGACTACGAGCATCGGAAGAGCAGCGACAATCCGCCAACGAGGGAGGAAGTGGCCGAAGAGAAGAAAAGGACGAAGCGGATGATTCTCAACGTGTGGCGCGCCCGCCTGCAAAAACCGGGCAGCGTACGCCACAGAACAGTAGGAGTGCCCCACATGGAGCAAGCAACGAAGAATCCTACAGCGGACCATAGAACCCCTCACCCTCCGTCATCATCCATGCGATAG